From the genome of Phreatobacter cathodiphilus, one region includes:
- a CDS encoding pyruvate dehydrogenase complex dihydrolipoamide acetyltransferase — protein MPIDILMPALSPTMEKGNLAKWLKKEGDTIKAGDVIAEIETDKATMEVEAVDEGILAKIVVAEGSQDVPVNQLIAVIAAEGEDVKAAASGAGAKPAAAPKPETAKAAEPKAATGGEIGNAAPAKAEDKPQAVPAAPASIAQAASGIRLFASPLAKRIAKLEGIDLSKVAGTGPHGRIVERDVKAAAAGGTAKAAPAPTAAPAAAAPKPAPVSGPSDEQIKKLFEPGSYEEIPHDNMRKVIARRLTEAKTTIPHFYLTIDCELDALLSLREQINKAAPVRDGKPAYKLSVNDLVIKALALSLRAVPDANVTWTDGAMLKHQHADIGVAVSIPGGLITPVIRDACHKPVSVISNEMKDLAARARNRKLKPEEYQGGSSAVSNLGMFGIKDFAAVINPPHATILAVGAGEKRVVVKNDQPAVATVMSVTLSTDHRAVDGALGAELMAAFKGYIENPIGMLV, from the coding sequence ATGCCCATCGACATCCTGATGCCCGCGCTGTCCCCGACCATGGAGAAGGGGAACCTCGCGAAGTGGCTGAAGAAGGAAGGCGACACCATCAAGGCCGGCGACGTCATTGCCGAGATCGAGACCGACAAGGCGACCATGGAGGTCGAGGCGGTGGACGAGGGCATCCTCGCGAAGATCGTCGTCGCAGAGGGCTCGCAGGACGTGCCGGTGAACCAGCTCATCGCGGTGATCGCCGCCGAGGGCGAGGACGTGAAGGCCGCCGCGTCAGGGGCAGGGGCCAAGCCTGCGGCTGCACCGAAGCCGGAAACGGCGAAGGCTGCCGAGCCGAAGGCGGCGACGGGCGGCGAGATCGGCAACGCGGCGCCCGCAAAGGCTGAGGACAAGCCGCAGGCCGTGCCCGCCGCTCCCGCCAGCATCGCCCAGGCGGCCTCCGGCATCCGGCTCTTCGCCTCGCCGCTGGCCAAGCGCATCGCCAAGCTCGAGGGCATCGACCTGTCCAAGGTCGCAGGCACCGGTCCGCACGGCCGCATCGTCGAGCGCGACGTCAAGGCCGCCGCTGCGGGTGGAACGGCCAAGGCGGCGCCGGCTCCCACCGCCGCACCTGCGGCTGCCGCCCCCAAGCCGGCGCCCGTCTCCGGACCCTCCGACGAGCAGATCAAGAAGCTCTTCGAGCCGGGCTCCTACGAGGAGATCCCCCACGACAACATGCGTAAGGTCATCGCCCGCCGCCTGACGGAAGCGAAGACCACCATTCCGCACTTCTACCTGACCATCGACTGCGAGCTCGACGCCCTCTTGTCGCTGCGCGAGCAGATCAACAAGGCGGCGCCCGTCCGCGACGGCAAGCCGGCCTACAAGCTCTCGGTCAACGACCTCGTCATCAAGGCGCTGGCCCTGTCGCTGCGCGCCGTGCCGGACGCCAACGTCACCTGGACCGACGGCGCCATGCTGAAGCACCAGCACGCCGACATCGGCGTCGCCGTGTCGATCCCCGGCGGCCTCATCACGCCGGTGATCCGCGACGCCTGCCACAAGCCGGTCTCGGTCATTTCCAATGAGATGAAGGACCTGGCGGCCCGTGCCCGCAACCGCAAGCTGAAGCCCGAGGAGTACCAGGGCGGCTCTTCGGCGGTCTCCAACCTCGGCATGTTCGGCATCAAGGACTTCGCCGCCGTCATCAACCCGCCGCACGCGACGATCCTCGCCGTCGGCGCCGGCGAAAAGCGCGTCGTCGTGAAGAACGATCAGCCGGCGGTGGCGACCGTCATGAGCGTGACGCTTTCCACCGACCACCGCGCGGTGGACGGGGCGCTCGGCGCCGAGCTGATGGCCGCCTTCAAGGGCTATATCGAGAACCCGATCGGCATGCTGGTCTGA
- a CDS encoding D-alanyl-D-alanine carboxypeptidase family protein: MTKPPNGLIVTAAAVFVALMAALSPARAQDNFQTTVRNAILVDVGTQSVLFEKAADELQAPASLGKLMTMAVIFEEIRQGRLQPEQEVVISEDAWRRGGAPSRTSSMYAAVNSRVKVQDLMRGAIIQSGNDAAIALAEAVSGTEANFLPVMATRARAIGLTRSVFRNATGLPDPEQRTTAREIALLADHIIRTYPEQYALYAEREFTWGGIRQQNRNPLLGTYAGADGLKTGYIEEAGFNLAGSAVQNGQRLIVVVMGARSLQERSNEARKLLDWGFRSFELRDLFQEQERIGEVAVFGGAQGSVPVTAGKLVRLLLPRGQSDRVSAQIVYRGPVRAPVRQGAEVGYLRVMRGSQVALQVPVFAAADVEAGTLTQRAMQGAWELGTGWIRGVARP; encoded by the coding sequence GTGACCAAGCCGCCGAACGGGTTGATCGTGACCGCCGCCGCAGTGTTCGTCGCCCTGATGGCGGCCCTGTCGCCGGCCCGCGCCCAGGACAATTTCCAGACCACGGTCCGCAACGCCATCCTCGTCGACGTCGGCACGCAATCCGTGCTGTTCGAGAAAGCGGCCGACGAGCTCCAGGCGCCCGCCAGCCTCGGCAAGCTGATGACCATGGCCGTGATCTTCGAGGAGATCCGTCAGGGTCGGCTGCAGCCGGAGCAGGAGGTGGTCATCAGCGAGGATGCCTGGCGGCGGGGAGGGGCCCCGTCCCGCACCTCTTCCATGTATGCCGCCGTCAATTCGCGCGTGAAGGTGCAGGACCTGATGCGCGGCGCCATCATCCAGTCCGGCAACGACGCCGCCATCGCGCTCGCCGAGGCGGTCTCCGGCACCGAGGCGAATTTCCTGCCGGTCATGGCGACGCGGGCGCGCGCCATCGGCCTGACCCGGTCGGTGTTCCGCAACGCCACCGGCCTGCCGGATCCGGAACAGCGCACCACCGCCCGCGAGATCGCGCTGCTCGCCGACCACATCATCCGCACCTACCCCGAGCAGTACGCCCTGTATGCCGAGCGCGAGTTCACCTGGGGCGGCATCCGCCAGCAGAACCGCAACCCGCTCCTCGGCACCTATGCCGGCGCCGACGGGCTGAAGACCGGCTATATCGAGGAGGCCGGCTTCAACCTCGCGGGGTCGGCAGTGCAGAACGGCCAGCGTCTCATCGTCGTGGTGATGGGGGCCCGCTCGCTGCAGGAGCGCTCCAACGAGGCCCGCAAACTGCTCGACTGGGGCTTCCGCTCCTTCGAGCTGCGCGACCTCTTCCAGGAGCAGGAAAGGATCGGCGAGGTCGCCGTCTTTGGCGGCGCGCAGGGCAGCGTGCCCGTCACCGCCGGCAAGCTCGTGCGCCTGCTGCTGCCGCGCGGCCAGTCGGACCGGGTCAGCGCCCAGATCGTCTATCGCGGCCCGGTGCGCGCGCCGGTGAGGCAGGGCGCCGAGGTGGGCTATCTGAGGGTCATGCGCGGCTCGCAGGTGGCGTTGCAGGTGCCGGTCTTCGCCGCCGCCGACGTCGAGGCCGGCACGCTCACCCAGCGCGCCATGCAGGGCGCCTGGGAACTCGGCACCGGCTGGATCCGCGGGGTGGCGAGGCCGTGA
- a CDS encoding AraC family transcriptional regulator: MDPLSDVIALLRPHTAISKPITGRGSWGVRYAAHNAPGFTIILKGTCWIAFEGEEPWILDTGSFLLLPSAPAFTLSSHPGIDCQPREPMGGAVRHGEQHGEAEFEALGGTFHIEAINAPLVLAILPRMIHIPHAAGRSARLGRVIDLIREECSRDEPGKDMILQRLLEVLLVEALRWHGVTPDDARAGLLRGMRDPALARVLGAMHADVRADWTVASLARIAGQSRSAFAARFGAALGCGPIEYLARWRMALAKDALMRGTKTLDRIAEEIGYESASAFSTAFRKRLGCPPGRFARTGGSADTA, from the coding sequence TTGGACCCTCTCAGCGATGTCATTGCCCTGCTGCGGCCACACACGGCCATATCCAAGCCGATCACCGGGCGGGGGTCCTGGGGTGTGCGCTACGCGGCCCACAATGCTCCCGGTTTCACGATCATTCTGAAAGGCACCTGCTGGATCGCATTCGAAGGCGAAGAACCCTGGATCCTGGACACAGGCAGCTTTCTTCTCCTGCCATCCGCCCCGGCTTTCACACTGAGCAGTCATCCGGGCATCGACTGCCAGCCGCGCGAGCCGATGGGCGGGGCAGTCCGCCATGGTGAGCAGCATGGCGAAGCCGAGTTCGAGGCGCTCGGCGGTACGTTCCACATTGAGGCGATCAATGCGCCGCTCGTTCTCGCAATCCTTCCGCGCATGATCCATATCCCGCATGCGGCCGGCCGCTCGGCGCGACTTGGTCGGGTGATCGACCTGATCCGGGAAGAGTGCAGCCGCGACGAGCCGGGCAAGGACATGATCCTCCAGCGCCTGCTGGAGGTGCTGCTGGTCGAAGCCCTCCGCTGGCATGGTGTCACGCCTGACGATGCCCGCGCCGGCCTTCTCAGGGGGATGCGCGATCCAGCCCTGGCGCGCGTCCTCGGTGCCATGCACGCCGACGTGCGCGCCGACTGGACCGTCGCGAGCCTCGCGCGGATCGCCGGACAGTCGCGCTCCGCCTTCGCCGCGCGTTTCGGCGCGGCTCTGGGTTGCGGGCCGATCGAATATCTCGCCCGGTGGCGCATGGCCTTGGCAAAAGACGCCCTGATGCGCGGCACAAAGACGCTCGACCGAATTGCCGAAGAGATCGGCTACGAATCCGCGAGTGCCTTCAGCACGGCGTTCCGCAAGCGACTTGGATGTCCGCCGGGGCGGTTTGCCCGGACGGGCGGGTCCGCCGATACCGCATAG
- the rimO gene encoding 30S ribosomal protein S12 methylthiotransferase RimO, which produces MTDTATLPPPTDRAAPKISFVSLGCPKALVDSERIITRLRAEGYELSRSHQGADLVLVNTCGFLDSAKAESLAAIGDALKENGRVIVTGCMGAEPDQIRAAHPSVLAITGPQQYESVLAAVHEAAPPKHDPFLDLVPPQGIKLTPRHYAYLKISEGCNNRCTFCIIPKLRGDLVSRPLGEVMREAEKLVAAGVKELLVVSQDTSAYGIDVKYAESQWRDRSWRTKFLDLAQALGELGVWVRMQYVYPYPHVDEVIPLMAEGKILPYIDIPFQHAHPDVLRRMKRPAHQEKTVERIRRWREICPDLTIRSTFIVGFPGETEKEFEFLLDWLDEVGLDRVGCFKYEPVAGATSNALEGQVPPEVMERRWHRFMKKQAEISARRLKRKVGTRQQVLVDEVGPTVVRARSKGDAPEIDGSVFIHTRRKLAVGELVTVKIDRAGDYDLFASL; this is translated from the coding sequence ATGACCGACACCGCCACCCTGCCCCCGCCGACCGACCGCGCCGCGCCGAAGATTTCCTTCGTCTCGCTCGGCTGCCCGAAGGCGCTGGTCGATTCCGAGCGGATCATCACGCGCCTGCGCGCCGAGGGCTACGAGCTGTCGCGCAGCCACCAGGGCGCCGACCTCGTGCTCGTCAACACCTGCGGCTTCCTCGATTCGGCCAAGGCCGAGAGCCTGGCGGCCATCGGCGACGCGCTGAAGGAGAACGGCCGCGTCATCGTCACCGGCTGCATGGGCGCCGAGCCGGACCAGATCCGGGCCGCCCACCCCTCCGTGCTCGCCATCACCGGTCCGCAGCAATACGAGAGCGTGCTGGCCGCAGTGCACGAGGCGGCGCCGCCGAAGCACGATCCCTTCCTCGACCTGGTGCCGCCGCAGGGCATCAAGCTGACGCCGCGCCACTATGCCTATCTCAAGATTTCCGAGGGCTGCAACAACCGCTGCACCTTCTGCATCATCCCCAAGCTGCGCGGCGACCTCGTCTCGCGCCCCCTCGGCGAGGTGATGCGCGAGGCGGAGAAGCTGGTCGCAGCGGGGGTGAAGGAGCTCCTCGTCGTCAGCCAGGACACGTCGGCCTACGGAATCGACGTGAAGTATGCCGAGAGCCAGTGGCGCGACCGCAGCTGGCGGACGAAGTTCCTCGATCTCGCCCAGGCGCTCGGCGAACTCGGCGTCTGGGTGCGGATGCAATACGTCTACCCCTATCCGCATGTCGACGAGGTCATCCCGCTGATGGCCGAGGGCAAGATCCTCCCCTACATCGACATCCCCTTCCAGCACGCCCATCCCGACGTGCTGCGCCGCATGAAGCGCCCGGCGCACCAGGAGAAGACGGTCGAGCGGATCCGGCGCTGGCGGGAGATCTGCCCGGACCTCACCATTCGCTCCACCTTCATCGTCGGCTTTCCCGGCGAGACCGAGAAGGAGTTCGAATTCCTGCTCGACTGGCTGGACGAGGTCGGCCTCGACCGGGTCGGCTGCTTCAAGTACGAGCCGGTGGCGGGCGCCACGTCCAACGCGCTGGAGGGCCAGGTGCCGCCCGAGGTGATGGAGCGGCGCTGGCACCGCTTCATGAAGAAGCAGGCGGAGATTTCCGCCCGCCGGCTGAAGCGCAAGGTCGGCACGCGCCAGCAGGTGCTGGTCGACGAGGTGGGCCCCACCGTGGTCAGGGCCCGCTCGAAGGGAGACGCGCCGGAGATCGACGGGTCGGTCTTCATCCACACGAGGCGCAAGCTCGCCGTCGGAGAGCTGGTCACGGTGAAGATCGACCGGGCCGGCGACTACGACCTGTTCGCGAGTTTGTGA
- a CDS encoding L,D-transpeptidase has protein sequence MTIDRRFLVLGAPFILGACTTRREELAIETPRFDPYYVAMYGEVQGEPHPVPAIDLSQVDQRFWRREVPYRGRENPGTIVVDPTSRYAYLVMENGRAMRYGVGVGKEEGFNLTGIASIGRKAVWPRWTPTQDMIRREPDRYGPVAGGLPGGPENPLGPRALYLYRGNRDTLYRLHGTTEPWTIGTQVSSGCIRFLNQDIIDLYGRVPVGATAIVLPSGESVTS, from the coding sequence ATGACGATCGATCGACGTTTCCTTGTTCTGGGCGCCCCGTTCATTCTCGGTGCCTGCACCACCCGACGCGAGGAACTGGCGATCGAGACGCCCCGTTTCGATCCCTATTACGTTGCCATGTACGGCGAGGTGCAGGGTGAGCCCCACCCCGTGCCGGCCATCGACCTCAGCCAGGTCGACCAGCGCTTCTGGCGCCGCGAGGTGCCCTATCGCGGCCGTGAAAATCCCGGCACGATCGTCGTCGATCCCACCTCCCGCTACGCCTATCTCGTCATGGAGAACGGCCGGGCCATGCGCTACGGCGTCGGCGTCGGCAAGGAGGAGGGTTTCAATCTCACCGGCATCGCCTCCATCGGCCGCAAGGCGGTCTGGCCGCGCTGGACTCCGACCCAGGACATGATCCGCCGCGAGCCGGACCGCTACGGACCCGTCGCCGGCGGCCTTCCCGGCGGCCCGGAGAACCCGCTCGGTCCCCGCGCGCTCTACCTCTACCGCGGCAACCGCGACACCCTCTATCGCCTGCACGGCACCACCGAGCCCTGGACGATCGGCACGCAGGTGTCCTCCGGCTGCATCCGGTTCCTCAACCAGGACATCATCGACCTCTACGGCCGCGTGCCGGTGGGCGCGACCGCCATCGTGTTGCCGTCGGGCGAGAGCGTCACCAGCTGA
- a CDS encoding DNA polymerase III subunit delta': MIEENAADRLDGAPHPRERQVLIGHAEAERQLLDAYRGPRMHHAWLIGGPEGIGKATLAYRFARFVLANPVPAAVPAGMADLAVAADHPAARRIVAGSHPDLLALRRIAEAGKDKIPQDISVGAMREIVRFFGSTAGEGGWRICIVDAADDLNRSSANALLKLLEEPPPRSLFLILAHMPGRLLPTIRSRCRTLPLLPLSEEEIAAGLQTFDDIRVPSDEAGRIAALADGSLRRALEIAEGGQESFAGEVTRLLDGLPSPDPLAVHALGDKLARRDDGLFELFLRLVFAHLHRQVAAAAGEGPRRLAPHAEVWEKVEATAAQVRTFNLERKPFVFQVFGWLAEAGRRRA; the protein is encoded by the coding sequence ATGATCGAGGAGAATGCCGCCGACCGGCTCGACGGCGCACCGCACCCGCGCGAGCGGCAGGTGCTGATCGGCCATGCCGAGGCCGAGCGGCAATTGCTCGACGCCTATCGCGGCCCGCGCATGCACCACGCCTGGCTGATCGGTGGCCCCGAGGGCATCGGCAAGGCGACGCTCGCCTATCGCTTCGCCCGTTTCGTCCTCGCCAATCCCGTGCCCGCTGCCGTTCCCGCCGGCATGGCGGACCTCGCCGTCGCCGCCGACCACCCCGCCGCGCGTCGCATCGTCGCCGGATCGCACCCGGACCTCTTGGCGCTGCGCCGCATCGCCGAGGCCGGCAAGGACAAGATCCCGCAGGACATTTCCGTCGGCGCCATGCGCGAGATCGTCCGCTTCTTCGGCTCCACGGCGGGCGAGGGGGGATGGCGCATCTGCATCGTCGACGCCGCCGACGACCTCAACCGTTCCAGCGCCAACGCCCTTTTGAAGCTCCTCGAGGAGCCGCCGCCGCGCTCGCTCTTCCTCATCCTCGCCCATATGCCGGGCCGGCTGCTGCCGACCATCCGCTCGCGCTGCCGCACCCTGCCGCTGCTGCCGCTGAGCGAAGAGGAGATCGCGGCGGGGCTCCAGACCTTCGACGACATCCGCGTGCCGTCGGACGAGGCCGGCCGCATCGCCGCGCTCGCCGACGGCAGCCTGCGCCGGGCGCTGGAGATCGCCGAGGGCGGCCAGGAGAGCTTCGCCGGCGAGGTCACCCGGCTCCTCGACGGCCTGCCGTCGCCCGATCCGCTCGCCGTCCACGCCCTCGGCGACAAGCTCGCCCGCCGCGACGACGGCCTGTTCGAGCTCTTCCTGCGGCTGGTCTTCGCCCACCTCCACCGGCAGGTGGCGGCGGCCGCGGGCGAGGGGCCCCGCCGCCTTGCACCCCATGCCGAGGTATGGGAGAAGGTCGAGGCTACCGCGGCGCAGGTGCGCACGTTCAACCTCGAACGCAAGCCCTTCGTTTTCCAGGTTTTCGGCTGGCTCGCCGAGGCCGGCCGGCGGCGCGCCTGA
- the lpdA gene encoding dihydrolipoyl dehydrogenase, with product MSSYDIIVIGGGPGGYVAAIRAAQLGFKTAVVEREHLGGICLNWGCIPTKALLRSAEIYHYATHAKDYGLTLNGTMSVDMGAVVKRSRGVSAQLNGGIGFLMKKNKIDVIWGEAKIAKVGQLVVTASSKPAVQPQVPPPKGTLGAGTYQAKHIIVATGARPRVLPGIEPDGKLIWTYFEAMKPEAMPKSLIVMGSGAIGIEFASFYRTMGADVTVVEVLPQVMPVEDAEISAHARKRFEKQGMTILTSTKVTKVEKGANSVTATVEDEKGAKRTITAERMISAVGVVGNVEGLGLEALGVTMDRGTVKTDGLGRTNIAGIYAIGDVAGPPMLAHKAEHEGVICVETIKGLHTHALDKAMIPGCTYCHPQVASVGLTEAKAKEAGYTVKVGRFPFMGNGKAIALGEPEGLVKTIFDSKTGKLLGAHMVGAEVTELIQGFVVAMNCETTEEELIHTVFPHPTLSEMMHESVLDAYGRVVHT from the coding sequence ATGTCCAGCTACGACATCATCGTCATCGGCGGCGGCCCCGGCGGCTATGTCGCGGCCATCCGCGCCGCCCAGCTCGGTTTCAAGACCGCGGTGGTGGAGCGCGAGCATCTCGGCGGCATCTGTCTCAACTGGGGCTGCATCCCGACCAAGGCGCTGCTGCGCTCGGCCGAGATCTATCACTACGCGACCCACGCCAAGGACTACGGGCTGACGCTGAACGGCACGATGAGCGTCGACATGGGCGCCGTGGTGAAGCGCTCGCGCGGCGTCTCGGCCCAGCTCAACGGCGGCATCGGCTTCCTGATGAAGAAGAACAAGATCGACGTCATCTGGGGCGAGGCGAAGATCGCCAAGGTCGGGCAGTTGGTGGTCACCGCGTCGTCGAAGCCCGCGGTGCAGCCGCAGGTACCCCCGCCGAAGGGCACGCTGGGGGCAGGGACCTATCAGGCGAAGCACATCATCGTCGCCACCGGCGCCCGGCCGCGGGTGCTGCCGGGCATCGAGCCCGACGGCAAGCTGATCTGGACCTATTTCGAGGCGATGAAGCCGGAGGCCATGCCGAAGAGCCTCATCGTCATGGGGTCCGGCGCCATCGGCATCGAGTTCGCCTCCTTCTACCGCACCATGGGCGCCGACGTGACCGTGGTCGAGGTGCTGCCGCAGGTCATGCCGGTGGAGGATGCCGAGATCTCGGCCCATGCCCGCAAGCGCTTCGAGAAGCAGGGCATGACGATCCTCACCTCCACCAAGGTGACCAAGGTCGAGAAGGGCGCCAATTCCGTCACGGCGACCGTCGAGGACGAGAAGGGCGCCAAGCGCACCATCACCGCCGAGCGGATGATCTCCGCCGTCGGCGTCGTCGGCAATGTCGAGGGCCTCGGCCTCGAGGCGCTCGGCGTCACCATGGACCGCGGCACGGTGAAGACAGACGGGCTCGGCCGCACCAACATTGCCGGCATCTACGCCATCGGCGACGTGGCGGGACCGCCGATGCTCGCCCACAAGGCCGAGCACGAGGGCGTCATCTGCGTCGAGACCATCAAGGGCCTGCACACCCACGCCCTGGACAAGGCGATGATCCCCGGCTGCACCTATTGCCACCCGCAGGTCGCCTCCGTCGGCCTCACCGAGGCCAAGGCGAAGGAAGCCGGCTACACGGTGAAGGTCGGTCGCTTCCCCTTCATGGGCAACGGCAAGGCCATCGCGCTCGGCGAGCCTGAGGGCCTCGTCAAGACCATCTTCGATTCGAAGACCGGCAAGCTCCTCGGCGCCCACATGGTCGGGGCGGAAGTGACCGAGCTCATCCAGGGATTCGTCGTCGCCATGAACTGCGAGACGACGGAGGAGGAATTGATCCACACCGTCTTCCCGCACCCGACCCTCTCGGAAATGATGCACGAGAGCGTCCTCGACGCCTATGGCCGGGTCGTCCACACCTGA
- the tmk gene encoding dTMP kinase has translation MTAEKPRGRFITLEGGEGAGKSTQARRLAAFLEQRSLDVVMTREPGGSPGAEIMRHVLLSGGAEPFGPEAETMLFAAARRDHLAVTIKPALERGAWVICDRFADSTRVYQGHAGKVPLGFIQALERVTVGEDRPDLTLILDLPVKVGLARVASRGEATDRFEKEGLAFHNKLRAGFKAIARAEPERCRLIDAAAEADVVAESIRQAVTAHFGLAPRLVAP, from the coding sequence GTGACCGCGGAGAAGCCCCGCGGCCGCTTCATCACGCTTGAGGGCGGGGAGGGGGCCGGCAAGTCGACCCAGGCGCGCCGTCTCGCCGCCTTCCTCGAACAGCGGAGCCTCGACGTGGTGATGACGCGCGAGCCCGGCGGCTCGCCCGGCGCCGAGATCATGCGCCACGTCCTGCTCTCCGGCGGCGCCGAGCCCTTTGGGCCGGAGGCCGAGACCATGCTCTTCGCCGCGGCGCGCCGCGACCACCTCGCCGTCACCATCAAGCCGGCGCTGGAGCGCGGCGCCTGGGTCATCTGCGACCGCTTCGCCGATTCCACCCGCGTCTATCAGGGCCATGCCGGCAAGGTGCCGCTCGGCTTCATCCAGGCCCTCGAGCGGGTCACGGTCGGGGAGGACCGGCCGGACCTGACCCTCATCCTCGACCTGCCGGTGAAGGTCGGCCTCGCCCGCGTCGCCAGCCGGGGCGAAGCCACCGACCGATTCGAGAAGGAGGGCCTCGCGTTCCACAACAAGCTGCGGGCCGGCTTCAAGGCCATCGCCCGCGCCGAGCCGGAGCGTTGCCGCCTGATCGACGCCGCCGCCGAGGCGGACGTGGTCGCCGAATCCATCCGCCAGGCCGTCACCGCCCATTTCGGCCTCGCCCCGCGGCTGGTGGCGCCATGA
- a CDS encoding septal ring lytic transglycosylase RlpA family protein → MTQIATSEGSRPTAMRKASLTRLLACSALCGMGIALGGCNSQTAATGDGPVDRFNARYGVSSSPRVVAEGAPVPRGGGVYRVGRPYRVAGRVYTPFEKRDGHTETGVASWYGRQFHGRLTANGEVYDMNMLSAAHRTMPMPSYARVTNLSNGHSLVVRVNDRGPFHGNRVIDLSHRASNMLNFRGQGLARVKVEYLGRAALEGSDDRILLATLRTDGRPAPRPQQVTDTMIASAAPQTVPDPAPRAAAPAVQVAAAPAQATAPAPAFGFFRQEAQARPVSSPDMRQPDPSPSVAPVIQAAAPQAAESPVTMASAPLPPTRPSSLEPAATTVVARSGATMQPAAIQTAPGVTVVATPAPQAIPATPSAPVLATASSRPVSIPAATAFAPPRAPAPAIAAMPGGAPVRAALGFSSLY, encoded by the coding sequence TTGACCCAGATTGCGACGAGCGAGGGATCGCGTCCGACGGCCATGCGCAAGGCCTCCCTGACGAGGCTTCTCGCCTGTTCCGCCCTCTGCGGCATGGGAATCGCGCTCGGCGGCTGCAACAGCCAGACCGCCGCGACCGGCGACGGCCCCGTGGACCGCTTCAATGCCCGCTACGGAGTCAGCTCTAGCCCGCGCGTGGTGGCGGAGGGCGCTCCCGTGCCCCGCGGCGGCGGTGTCTACCGGGTCGGCCGACCCTATCGCGTCGCGGGCCGCGTCTACACGCCCTTCGAAAAGCGCGACGGCCATACCGAGACCGGCGTCGCCTCCTGGTACGGACGCCAGTTCCACGGCCGGCTGACCGCCAACGGCGAAGTCTACGACATGAACATGCTCTCGGCGGCGCACCGCACCATGCCGATGCCGAGCTATGCCCGCGTCACCAATCTCTCCAATGGCCATTCGCTGGTGGTGCGCGTCAACGACCGCGGCCCGTTCCACGGCAACCGCGTGATCGACCTGTCGCACCGGGCCTCCAACATGCTGAACTTCCGCGGCCAGGGCCTTGCCCGCGTGAAGGTGGAATATCTCGGCCGCGCCGCGCTGGAAGGGTCCGACGACCGCATCCTGCTCGCCACCCTGCGCACCGACGGTCGGCCGGCACCGCGCCCGCAGCAGGTCACCGACACCATGATCGCCTCGGCGGCGCCGCAGACCGTGCCCGATCCGGCCCCGCGCGCCGCGGCTCCCGCCGTACAGGTGGCCGCCGCCCCGGCGCAGGCGACTGCTCCCGCGCCCGCCTTCGGTTTCTTCCGCCAGGAGGCGCAGGCCCGGCCGGTGTCCAGCCCGGACATGCGCCAGCCGGACCCCTCGCCGAGCGTCGCCCCGGTCATCCAGGCCGCAGCGCCGCAGGCGGCCGAATCGCCGGTCACCATGGCCTCCGCGCCGCTGCCGCCCACCCGTCCGTCCTCGCTCGAGCCGGCCGCCACTACGGTCGTCGCCCGCTCCGGCGCAACCATGCAGCCCGCGGCGATCCAGACTGCGCCCGGCGTGACCGTCGTCGCCACACCGGCGCCGCAGGCGATTCCTGCAACGCCCTCTGCCCCGGTCCTCGCCACCGCCTCGTCGCGGCCGGTGAGCATTCCCGCCGCCACGGCCTTCGCGCCGCCGCGCGCCCCGGCGCCGGCCATCGCCGCCATGCCGGGCGGTGCCCCGGTCCGCGCCGCTCTCGGCTTCTCCTCCCTCTACTGA
- a CDS encoding SDR family oxidoreductase, with product MQTILITGTSSGYGLETARHFLDKGWNVVATMRRPDPTLLPTSPNLRVLPLDVTQDESIAAVVAAAGPIDVLVNNAGIGVVGAFEATPIAHIRKVFDTNTFGVMAMCQAVIPQMRERCSGVIVNVTSSVTLAAMPLAAAYTASKQAIEGFTGSLAHELAHFGIRARLVEPGYAPTTRFAQNSDLSVADLIPPAYADFAAPIFDGFARPAMTTKETDVAEAVWSAVHDRSGRLQFPAGADAVALFEARRG from the coding sequence ATGCAGACGATCCTGATCACCGGCACGTCCTCCGGCTATGGCCTGGAGACGGCGCGTCATTTCCTCGACAAGGGCTGGAATGTCGTCGCGACCATGCGGCGCCCCGACCCCACGCTTCTGCCGACATCGCCGAACCTGCGTGTCCTGCCGCTCGACGTGACGCAGGACGAAAGCATCGCAGCGGTCGTTGCGGCCGCCGGGCCGATCGATGTGCTGGTCAACAATGCCGGCATCGGCGTCGTCGGCGCCTTTGAAGCGACGCCGATCGCCCATATCCGCAAGGTGTTCGACACCAATACGTTCGGTGTCATGGCCATGTGTCAGGCCGTCATTCCGCAGATGCGCGAGCGCTGCTCGGGCGTGATCGTCAACGTGACATCGAGCGTCACGCTCGCCGCCATGCCGCTCGCGGCGGCCTATACCGCCAGCAAGCAGGCCATCGAGGGCTTTACCGGCTCTCTCGCCCACGAACTCGCCCATTTCGGGATCCGCGCCAGATTGGTGGAGCCGGGATACGCTCCAACGACACGCTTCGCGCAGAATTCGGACCTGTCCGTCGCGGATCTCATTCCGCCGGCCTATGCCGATTTCGCGGCACCGATCTTCGACGGCTTCGCCAGGCCGGCGATGACGACGAAGGAGACGGATGTCGCGGAGGCGGTCTGGAGCGCGGTCCACGACAGGTCCGGCCGGCTTCAGTTTCCGGCCGGGGCCGATGCGGTCGCTCTCTTCGAGGCGCGCCGGGGCTGA